The following proteins come from a genomic window of Terriglobales bacterium:
- a CDS encoding PilZ domain-containing protein — MPESPKDRRTAPRFAMRLPLIARFSNGSVHEEETFTQDVSSSGAFFYVDMEIGGLRQIELTLILPAEGETPADIRVRYTGRVARLERSPEGRLGVAAAFGSCEYLAQA; from the coding sequence ATGCCAGAAAGTCCGAAGGACCGCCGAACCGCGCCGCGCTTTGCCATGCGCCTGCCTCTTATCGCCCGCTTTTCCAACGGAAGCGTGCATGAGGAAGAGACCTTCACCCAGGACGTCAGCTCTTCGGGCGCCTTCTTCTATGTGGATATGGAGATCGGCGGGCTCCGCCAGATCGAACTCACCCTGATCCTTCCCGCCGAGGGAGAGACCCCGGCGGACATCCGTGTCCGCTACACCGGGCGGGTAGCGCGGCTGGAGCGATCGCCGGAGGGAAGATTGGGCGTGGCCGCCGCGTTCGGAAGCTGCGAGTACCTGGCCCAGGCCTGA